A window of Leclercia adecarboxylata contains these coding sequences:
- a CDS encoding S-(hydroxymethyl)glutathione dehydrogenase/class III alcohol dehydrogenase has protein sequence MKSRAAVAFGPGQPLKIVEIDVAPPEKGEVLVKITHTGVCHTDAFTLSGEDPEGVFPAVLGHEGGGVVVEVGEGVTSLQPGDHVIPLYTAECRECKFCKSGKTNLCQAVRATQGKGLMPDGTTRFSYNGEPIYHYMGTSTFSEYTVCAEISLAKVNPQAPLDKVCLLGCGVTTGIGAVHNTAKVKEGDTVAVFGLGGIGLAVIQGAVQAKAGRILAVDTNPEKFKLAGEMGATDFINPNDYDKPVQEVIVELTDGGVDFSFECIGNVNVMRAALECCHKGWGESVIIGVAGAGQEIKTRPFQLVTGRVWRGSAFGGVKGRTQLPGMVEDAMAGKIQLDPFITHRLPLEQINEAFDLMHEGKSIRTVIHFGDN, from the coding sequence ATGAAATCACGTGCTGCTGTTGCATTTGGCCCTGGCCAGCCGTTGAAAATCGTTGAAATTGACGTAGCGCCGCCTGAGAAAGGCGAAGTGCTGGTCAAAATCACCCATACCGGCGTGTGCCACACCGATGCGTTTACCCTGTCGGGTGAGGATCCGGAAGGTGTTTTCCCGGCGGTGCTCGGCCATGAGGGCGGCGGCGTGGTGGTGGAAGTCGGCGAGGGCGTCACCAGCCTGCAGCCGGGCGACCACGTCATCCCGCTGTATACCGCAGAGTGTCGCGAGTGTAAGTTCTGTAAATCCGGTAAAACCAACCTCTGCCAGGCCGTTCGCGCCACCCAGGGTAAAGGCCTGATGCCTGACGGCACCACCCGTTTCTCTTACAACGGCGAGCCGATCTATCACTACATGGGCACCAGCACCTTCAGCGAATATACCGTCTGCGCCGAAATTTCGCTGGCAAAAGTGAACCCGCAGGCACCGCTGGATAAAGTGTGTCTGCTGGGCTGCGGCGTGACCACCGGCATTGGTGCAGTACACAACACCGCGAAAGTGAAAGAGGGCGATACCGTGGCGGTATTCGGTCTCGGCGGCATTGGCCTGGCCGTTATTCAGGGCGCGGTGCAGGCAAAAGCGGGCCGCATTCTGGCCGTCGATACCAACCCGGAAAAATTCAAGCTGGCTGGCGAAATGGGCGCGACCGATTTCATCAACCCGAACGACTACGACAAGCCGGTACAGGAGGTGATCGTTGAACTCACCGACGGCGGGGTCGACTTTAGCTTCGAGTGCATTGGTAACGTCAACGTGATGCGCGCGGCGCTGGAGTGCTGCCACAAGGGCTGGGGTGAGAGCGTGATTATCGGCGTGGCCGGGGCCGGCCAGGAGATCAAAACCCGTCCATTCCAGCTGGTGACCGGCCGCGTATGGCGTGGCTCCGCATTTGGTGGCGTCAAGGGACGCACCCAGCTGCCGGGCATGGTCGAAGATGCGATGGCGGGCAAGATTCAGCTCGATCCGTTCATTACCCACCGCCTGCCGCTGGAGCAGATCAACGAAGCCTTCGATCTGATGCACGAAGGCAAGTCCATCCGTACCGTTATCCATTTCGGCGATAACTGA
- a CDS encoding metal/formaldehyde-sensitive transcriptional repressor, translating to MPHSPEDKKRVLTRVRRIRGQVDALERALESGEPCLSILQQIAAVRGAANGLMGEMVEIHLKDELVAGETTADQRAVRMAEVGHLLRSYLK from the coding sequence ATGCCACATTCACCTGAAGATAAAAAACGTGTCCTGACGCGCGTGCGCCGTATCCGCGGGCAGGTCGATGCCCTGGAGCGGGCGCTTGAATCCGGCGAGCCTTGCCTCTCTATCCTGCAGCAGATCGCCGCAGTGCGCGGAGCCGCGAACGGCCTGATGGGCGAGATGGTTGAAATTCACCTCAAAGATGAGCTGGTGGCGGGCGAGACCACCGCCGATCAGCGGGCCGTGAGAATGGCGGAAGTCGGCCATTTGCTGCGCTCTTATCTAAAATAA
- a CDS encoding biofilm development regulator YmgB/AriR family protein produces the protein MKPNVSQHTQHFNALQDQALASYFRSAGGNLSVEAAVLGSAIRCIILSGDNLSNKQIILQLIYALEQTTDPEAADVIRNTLEIVVGFTRDDI, from the coding sequence ATGAAACCTAATGTTTCTCAGCACACACAGCATTTCAATGCCCTACAGGATCAGGCGCTGGCCTCCTATTTCCGTTCAGCCGGCGGTAACCTGTCCGTTGAGGCTGCCGTATTAGGTTCAGCGATAAGATGTATTATTCTCAGTGGTGATAACCTCTCCAATAAACAAATTATCCTTCAGTTAATTTACGCGCTTGAACAAACAACGGATCCTGAGGCTGCCGATGTTATCCGCAATACGCTCGAAATTGTTGTAGGTTTCACGCGGGATGATATTTAG
- the ycgZ gene encoding regulatory protein YcgZ has translation MRGNSSRLSSSQAITAYFNKASLRSQQETLGLIVGEILNEGRNLSRLAICTKLLRRVEQTEDEAEIAHYNELIALFFER, from the coding sequence ATGCGAGGTAACAGTTCGCGCCTGAGTTCATCTCAGGCAATCACCGCCTATTTTAATAAGGCCAGTCTGCGTAGCCAGCAGGAAACGCTGGGGCTTATTGTCGGTGAGATTCTGAACGAGGGACGTAACCTCAGCCGACTGGCTATCTGTACAAAGTTATTACGACGGGTAGAACAGACGGAAGATGAAGCAGAAATTGCCCATTACAATGAGCTTATCGCACTGTTTTTTGAACGGTAG
- a CDS encoding DUF1852 domain-containing protein, with the protein MNNDFTFTIKRSRFDENYNPSENTRITTNFANLARGDNRQQNLRNTLVMMDNRFNTLAHWDNPKSDRYSVELDIISVEMHIPGEETHTTFPAIEILKTNIVDKKTHARIEGIVGNNFSSYVRDYDFSVLLPDHNKNQPEFSIPDNFGELHGNIFKHFVNSAEYKNNFSKPPVICLSVSNKNSYQRIGNEHPVLGIEYRQEGSSLTEAYFKKMGLQVRYFMPPDSAAPLAFFFSGDLLSDYTFLELIGTISTMETFQKIYRPEIYNANSAAGHYYQPSLTNQDHSLTKIVYDREERSQLAIEQGKFTEKHFIKPYKNILEQWSAHCAL; encoded by the coding sequence ATGAATAACGATTTCACCTTCACGATTAAGCGCAGCCGTTTCGATGAGAATTACAATCCTTCGGAAAATACGCGTATCACCACCAATTTTGCCAATCTGGCCCGCGGCGATAACCGTCAGCAGAACCTGCGCAACACCCTGGTGATGATGGATAACCGCTTCAACACCCTGGCGCACTGGGACAATCCGAAAAGCGATCGTTATTCCGTCGAGCTGGACATTATCTCCGTTGAGATGCATATCCCAGGGGAGGAGACTCACACCACCTTCCCGGCGATTGAAATCTTAAAAACCAATATTGTGGATAAAAAAACCCACGCGCGTATTGAAGGGATCGTCGGGAATAACTTCTCGTCCTACGTGCGGGATTATGATTTCAGCGTATTGCTGCCCGATCACAATAAAAACCAGCCTGAATTCAGCATTCCGGATAATTTTGGCGAACTGCACGGCAACATCTTTAAGCACTTTGTTAATTCAGCGGAATATAAAAATAACTTCAGCAAGCCGCCCGTGATCTGCCTGAGCGTTTCCAACAAAAACAGCTATCAGCGCATCGGCAATGAACATCCGGTATTAGGCATCGAGTACCGCCAGGAAGGTTCTTCCCTGACGGAAGCCTACTTCAAAAAGATGGGCCTGCAGGTTCGCTACTTTATGCCGCCAGACAGCGCCGCGCCGCTGGCATTTTTCTTCTCCGGCGACTTGCTGAGCGACTATACCTTCCTGGAGCTGATCGGCACCATCAGTACGATGGAGACCTTCCAGAAAATTTATCGCCCTGAGATTTACAACGCCAACTCAGCGGCCGGGCACTATTACCAGCCCAGCCTGACCAACCAGGATCACTCCCTGACCAAGATTGTTTACGATCGCGAGGAGCGGAGCCAGCTGGCGATTGAGCAGGGCAAATTTACCGAGAAGCACTTCATCAAGCCGTACAAAAATATTCTTGAGCAATGGTCTGCTCACTGCGCGCTTTGA
- a CDS encoding methionine synthase, which translates to MKTLLPTSTAGSLPKPSWLAQPETLWSPWKLQNEELLAGKQDALRLSLDDQLRAGIDIVSDGEQTRQHFVTTFIEHLSGVDFEKREVVKIRNRYDASVPTVVGAVARQKPVFVDDAKYLRQLTTQPIKWALPGPMTMIDTLYDNHYKSREKLAWEFAKILNQEAKELEAAGVDIIQFDEPAFNVFFDEVNDWGIAALERAIEGLKCETAVHICYGYGIKANTDWKKTLGSEWRQYEEAFPKLQTSNIDIISLECHNSRVPMDLLELIRGKKVMVGAIDVATHTVETPEEVADTLRKALQFVDADKLYPSTNCGMAPLSREVAHGKLNALSAGAEIIRRELAAR; encoded by the coding sequence ATGAAAACATTGCTCCCCACCTCCACTGCCGGCAGCCTGCCGAAACCGTCCTGGCTGGCACAACCCGAGACGCTGTGGTCGCCGTGGAAATTGCAGAACGAGGAATTACTTGCCGGTAAACAGGATGCGCTTCGTCTCTCCCTTGACGATCAGCTCCGGGCTGGCATTGATATCGTCAGCGACGGGGAGCAAACCCGCCAGCACTTCGTCACCACCTTTATCGAGCACCTCAGCGGCGTCGATTTTGAGAAACGCGAAGTGGTGAAAATCCGTAACCGCTATGACGCCAGCGTGCCGACCGTGGTGGGCGCCGTAGCCCGCCAGAAGCCGGTGTTCGTTGACGATGCGAAATACTTACGTCAGCTCACCACCCAGCCGATTAAATGGGCGCTGCCGGGCCCGATGACCATGATCGATACCCTTTATGACAACCACTACAAAAGCCGTGAAAAACTGGCCTGGGAGTTCGCAAAAATTCTCAACCAGGAGGCCAAAGAGCTGGAAGCGGCCGGGGTGGATATTATTCAGTTCGATGAACCGGCCTTTAACGTCTTCTTTGATGAGGTGAACGACTGGGGGATCGCCGCCCTGGAGCGCGCCATTGAAGGGCTGAAATGCGAAACGGCGGTACACATCTGCTACGGTTACGGCATCAAAGCCAATACCGACTGGAAGAAGACCCTGGGTTCAGAGTGGCGCCAGTATGAAGAGGCGTTCCCAAAACTGCAGACCTCGAATATCGATATCATCTCGCTGGAGTGCCACAACTCCCGCGTGCCGATGGACCTGCTTGAGCTGATCCGCGGTAAAAAGGTGATGGTCGGGGCCATCGACGTGGCAACCCATACCGTCGAGACGCCAGAGGAAGTGGCCGATACGCTGCGTAAAGCGCTGCAGTTTGTCGATGCCGATAAACTCTACCCTTCCACCAACTGTGGGATGGCGCCGCTATCCCGCGAGGTTGCCCACGGCAAGCTCAACGCGTTGAGCGCCGGGGCGGAGATCATCCGCCGGGAACTGGCGGCACGATAA
- a CDS encoding siderophore-interacting protein produces MSAVQSYRLFNVKLARKEGLSPSMLRCVFRGDDVRHMKMDAPDQRIKLLFPSLNGTPSALTSEGSWWEQIKSLPEAIRPILRTYTLRRVNVEACELEVEFVMHGTEGPASAWAAGAQPGDELQIVAPNRDYPEDSGGYEWDPHPHAEQGLIIADETAWPAVKGILEQLARRDTPPQVQVFIEVPEQGDCIDLGAYDFAQVHWRARDLTGASHGEALLQAVKQHVKLPEYALTQSQEVREEAEGELLWDRAQSDNRFHGWVAAESSAVKHLRRYLIGERNLSKETISFMAYWARGRRL; encoded by the coding sequence ATGTCGGCTGTGCAGAGCTATCGCTTATTCAACGTAAAACTGGCGCGAAAAGAGGGGCTTTCTCCCTCTATGCTACGCTGCGTGTTCCGGGGCGACGACGTGCGTCATATGAAAATGGATGCACCGGACCAGCGCATTAAACTGCTCTTTCCCTCGCTGAACGGCACGCCGTCGGCGTTGACGTCAGAAGGCTCCTGGTGGGAGCAAATCAAGTCTCTGCCGGAAGCGATACGGCCGATCCTGCGCACCTACACCTTGCGTCGGGTGAACGTTGAAGCCTGCGAGCTGGAGGTGGAGTTTGTCATGCACGGCACCGAAGGCCCGGCGTCAGCCTGGGCGGCAGGGGCACAGCCGGGTGACGAACTGCAGATTGTGGCTCCAAACCGTGACTATCCCGAAGACAGCGGGGGATACGAGTGGGATCCCCATCCTCATGCAGAACAGGGCCTGATTATTGCGGATGAAACGGCATGGCCTGCGGTAAAAGGGATCCTGGAGCAGCTCGCCCGGCGCGATACACCCCCGCAGGTACAGGTATTCATCGAAGTGCCGGAGCAGGGCGACTGTATCGATCTCGGCGCCTATGACTTTGCACAAGTGCACTGGCGGGCGCGTGACCTGACGGGCGCCAGCCATGGCGAAGCCCTGTTACAGGCCGTCAAACAGCACGTGAAACTGCCGGAGTATGCCCTGACCCAGAGCCAGGAGGTGCGGGAAGAGGCCGAAGGGGAACTGTTGTGGGATCGCGCGCAAAGCGATAACCGTTTCCACGGCTGGGTGGCTGCGGAATCCAGCGCGGTTAAGCATCTGCGACGCTATCTTATCGGGGAACGAAACCTGTCAAAAGAGACGATCAGCTTTATGGCCTACTGGGCGCGTGGCCGCCGTCTGTAA
- a CDS encoding glutathione peroxidase, with amino-acid sequence MTTFHQLSATSLRGQPISMADYAGKVVLVVNTASQCGFTPQYAGLEKLYKKYASRGLVVLGFPCNQFGKQEPGGADEIAKTCDINYGVSFPMFGKVEVNGAGAHPVFRYLKDALPGVLGGRIKWNFTKFLIGRDGKPLKRFAPITSPEKMEAAVVAALKS; translated from the coding sequence ATGACGACGTTTCATCAACTTTCTGCCACCAGCCTGCGTGGTCAGCCCATCTCCATGGCCGACTATGCGGGTAAAGTGGTTCTTGTGGTCAATACGGCCAGCCAGTGCGGCTTCACACCGCAATACGCAGGTCTTGAGAAGCTCTACAAAAAGTACGCCTCACGGGGGCTGGTGGTGCTGGGTTTTCCCTGCAATCAGTTCGGGAAGCAGGAGCCCGGTGGCGCCGATGAGATCGCTAAGACCTGTGATATCAATTACGGCGTGAGCTTCCCGATGTTCGGGAAAGTTGAGGTCAACGGCGCGGGTGCGCACCCGGTGTTTCGTTACCTGAAAGACGCACTGCCCGGTGTGCTGGGCGGGCGGATCAAATGGAACTTCACGAAATTCCTCATCGGGCGCGACGGTAAACCCCTCAAGCGTTTTGCGCCGATAACCTCCCCGGAGAAGATGGAAGCCGCTGTCGTTGCCGCGCTCAAAAGCTAA
- a CDS encoding DUF1254 domain-containing protein, which translates to MKKRYLALFTALTLSAGAYAQTEPLTIPHATQFDQLTQPSADVTMPESYVKAIAQQAYIWGWPMVNQFNRRETITKAPYPALNGGMVPVAPMGQLSMLTDYIKPEETFVTCPNQDVAYGLGFFELDKEPIVIQVPDFGDRFWVYAIYDARTNQIGNVGKPYATKPGFYLLVGPNWKGETPQGINGVIQSSTEMANVIPRVQMDDTPEDRAAIQAPIKEIMTYPLSQFDGKMKSFEYSKIPAIGDKPDASAGETRWVVPEKFFDQFANVLEKVPPLPGEEAMYAQYRHLVEAGKKNPEIRKWMDAAAEETDKTVIADFFKWKNNGVPAGNGWNRSKNNAEFGVDYYNRTGTSKSNMFDNKPNETQYFYTDNDAAGNQLSGEHDYTVTFAKGELPPVKGFWSLTLYNSKHLFSPNELNRFSLGTKNKNLKYNDDGSLTLYVSKTRPSEDKVSNWLPAPEGNLSLYIRAYWGEQPILDGTWQPPKIETVK; encoded by the coding sequence ATGAAGAAAAGATATCTGGCGCTGTTTACAGCCCTGACGCTAAGCGCAGGGGCGTACGCCCAAACCGAACCCTTGACTATTCCTCATGCCACCCAGTTCGATCAGCTCACGCAACCTTCGGCGGATGTCACCATGCCGGAGAGCTATGTGAAAGCCATCGCGCAGCAGGCCTACATCTGGGGCTGGCCAATGGTGAATCAGTTTAACCGTCGGGAAACCATCACCAAAGCACCTTATCCGGCGCTGAACGGCGGCATGGTGCCGGTCGCGCCGATGGGTCAGCTCAGTATGCTGACGGACTACATCAAGCCGGAGGAGACCTTCGTCACCTGTCCAAACCAGGACGTGGCGTACGGGCTGGGCTTCTTCGAACTGGATAAAGAGCCGATTGTCATCCAGGTGCCCGATTTCGGCGACCGCTTCTGGGTGTACGCTATTTATGATGCCCGCACCAATCAGATCGGTAACGTCGGTAAACCTTACGCCACCAAGCCCGGTTTTTATCTGCTTGTCGGGCCTAACTGGAAAGGGGAAACCCCGCAGGGCATTAACGGTGTGATTCAGTCCTCCACAGAAATGGCTAACGTGATCCCTCGCGTCCAGATGGATGATACCCCGGAAGACCGGGCAGCGATTCAGGCGCCAATCAAAGAGATTATGACCTACCCGCTGAGTCAGTTTGACGGCAAAATGAAATCTTTCGAATACTCGAAAATCCCGGCAATCGGCGATAAACCGGATGCCAGCGCAGGCGAAACACGCTGGGTCGTTCCGGAGAAATTCTTCGACCAGTTCGCTAATGTTCTGGAAAAAGTGCCGCCGCTGCCTGGCGAAGAGGCCATGTACGCTCAGTACCGTCACCTTGTGGAAGCAGGCAAGAAAAACCCCGAGATTCGCAAATGGATGGATGCTGCCGCAGAAGAAACGGATAAAACCGTCATTGCTGATTTCTTTAAGTGGAAGAACAACGGCGTACCGGCGGGCAATGGCTGGAACCGTTCGAAAAACAACGCTGAGTTTGGGGTGGACTACTACAACCGTACCGGCACCTCTAAATCGAATATGTTCGATAACAAACCGAACGAAACCCAGTATTTCTACACCGACAACGATGCTGCGGGCAACCAGCTGTCCGGCGAACATGATTACACCGTGACCTTTGCCAAAGGCGAACTGCCGCCGGTGAAAGGGTTCTGGTCATTAACGCTCTATAACAGCAAGCATCTGTTCAGCCCTAACGAGCTGAACCGCTTCTCGCTGGGCACCAAAAACAAAAACCTGAAGTATAACGATGATGGCTCCCTGACCCTGTACGTCAGCAAAACCCGCCCATCAGAAGATAAAGTCAGTAACTGGCTACCGGCGCCTGAGGGTAATCTTTCCCTCTACATTCGTGCATACTGGGGTGAACAGCCAATTCTGGACGGCACCTGGCAGCCGCCTAAAATTGAAACGGTGAAGTAA
- a CDS encoding DUF1254 domain-containing protein has protein sequence MKRRIVTSAVLLSLVLAQPTMAADAPLSPLMKQLNNGNWLPEQEAQSLSDELYYQDAIQAYIQTLPLLNTIGLRDGSEAAFGKGYNVLPIWKERMDSRAVVPTPNGDVIYSMSYLDLKETGPLVIKAPPNVIGMFTDFFQKTITDVGAIGPDRARGGLYLLLPPDYDGPVPQGYYAFKSSTYNVFLFFRTIMGKGEGKPDPVPAVKNAETTRVYPLWDVEKEVKPMQFPDASGKRVNMVYPTDASYWQKLKAFVDYEPLTAIPDATRSALLSIGIVKGKPFAPTAKQQELLNKAVETAPRMILARRQMGRDDQRQLYYKDRQWENSWAGATAEWMQYGTLDANQRAAFFQIAYSSAAAMVMHTTGAGSKYPYATKDSTGTFLNGSNTYKLHLPPNPPAALFWAVTAYNITDGTMPETDQLLPSTNGYYNIPKNNDGSIDLWFGPVKPDGVEDSAFIKTVPDRNFLVALRLYGTEDGFYDQSWIPDDLVQTNK, from the coding sequence ATGAAACGCCGAATAGTCACCTCTGCCGTTTTGCTGTCACTCGTTTTAGCTCAACCCACAATGGCCGCCGACGCGCCGCTTTCTCCCCTGATGAAGCAACTGAATAACGGTAACTGGTTACCGGAGCAGGAGGCGCAGTCGTTAAGCGACGAACTCTATTATCAGGATGCGATTCAGGCCTACATTCAGACCCTGCCGCTGCTGAACACCATTGGCCTGCGTGATGGCTCTGAGGCCGCGTTTGGCAAAGGCTATAACGTCCTGCCGATCTGGAAAGAGCGCATGGACAGCCGGGCGGTGGTGCCTACGCCTAACGGAGATGTGATCTATTCCATGAGTTATCTGGATCTGAAGGAGACCGGCCCGCTGGTGATCAAAGCGCCGCCGAACGTTATCGGGATGTTTACCGATTTCTTCCAGAAAACCATTACCGATGTGGGTGCCATCGGGCCAGACCGCGCCCGGGGTGGCCTCTATTTACTTCTGCCGCCGGATTATGACGGCCCTGTGCCGCAGGGGTATTACGCGTTTAAATCGTCTACTTACAACGTCTTCCTCTTCTTCAGAACCATCATGGGGAAAGGTGAAGGCAAACCCGATCCGGTCCCGGCGGTGAAAAATGCCGAAACCACCCGGGTTTATCCTCTCTGGGATGTGGAAAAAGAGGTGAAGCCGATGCAGTTCCCGGATGCCAGCGGGAAGCGGGTGAACATGGTTTATCCCACCGATGCCAGCTACTGGCAAAAGCTGAAAGCCTTCGTCGATTATGAACCCCTGACCGCGATCCCGGATGCCACCCGCAGCGCACTGCTCAGCATCGGCATCGTGAAGGGCAAACCTTTCGCCCCGACGGCTAAGCAGCAGGAGTTGCTGAACAAAGCCGTGGAAACTGCCCCGCGTATGATCCTCGCGCGTCGTCAGATGGGACGTGATGACCAGCGCCAGCTCTATTACAAAGACCGTCAGTGGGAGAACTCCTGGGCAGGCGCCACGGCGGAATGGATGCAGTACGGCACGCTTGATGCCAACCAGCGCGCGGCCTTCTTCCAGATTGCTTACTCCAGTGCGGCGGCGATGGTGATGCATACCACCGGCGCGGGCTCCAAATACCCCTATGCCACCAAAGACAGTACCGGCACGTTCCTGAACGGCAGCAATACCTATAAGTTGCACCTGCCGCCCAACCCGCCAGCGGCGCTGTTCTGGGCCGTCACCGCCTACAACATTACCGACGGCACCATGCCTGAAACCGATCAGCTGTTACCGTCCACCAACGGCTATTACAACATCCCGAAAAACAACGACGGCTCTATCGACCTCTGGTTCGGCCCAGTCAAACCGGACGGTGTGGAAGACAGCGCATTTATTAAAACCGTCCCGGACCGTAATTTCCTCGTGGCCCTGCGTCTGTATGGCACCGAAGACGGATTCTACGATCAAAGCTGGATCCCGGATGACCTGGTCCAGACCAATAAATAA
- a CDS encoding SOS response-associated peptidase, producing MCGRFAQAQTREAYLAFLAEEAERDIPYDPEPIGRYNVAPGTKVLLVSERDDLLHLDPVFWGYAPGWWDKPPLINARLETAASSRMFKPLWNHGRAIVFADGWFEWKKEGEKKQPYFISRADGQPIFMAAIGSTPFERGDTAEGFLIVTAAADKGLVDIHDRRPLVLTPQAAREWLRETVNGKEAEEIAQTGAVSADEFHWHAVTRAVGNVKNQGPELIDDISTP from the coding sequence ATGTGCGGACGATTCGCCCAGGCGCAGACCCGGGAAGCGTATCTTGCCTTTCTTGCGGAGGAAGCCGAGCGCGACATCCCCTACGACCCTGAACCTATCGGGCGCTACAACGTTGCGCCCGGCACCAAAGTCTTGTTAGTGAGCGAGCGCGACGATCTGTTGCATCTTGACCCGGTATTCTGGGGTTATGCTCCTGGCTGGTGGGACAAACCGCCGCTGATTAACGCCCGTCTGGAAACCGCCGCCAGCAGCCGGATGTTTAAACCGCTGTGGAATCATGGCCGGGCAATTGTCTTTGCCGACGGCTGGTTCGAGTGGAAAAAAGAGGGGGAGAAAAAGCAGCCTTACTTTATCTCCCGCGCCGACGGGCAGCCCATTTTTATGGCGGCGATCGGCAGCACGCCCTTCGAGCGTGGGGATACCGCCGAAGGGTTCCTGATTGTTACCGCTGCGGCAGACAAAGGCCTGGTGGATATTCACGACCGGCGACCGCTGGTGCTGACGCCACAGGCGGCACGCGAATGGCTGCGCGAGACGGTAAACGGTAAAGAGGCGGAAGAGATAGCGCAGACGGGCGCGGTATCCGCCGATGAATTTCACTGGCATGCCGTCACGCGGGCAGTGGGGAATGTGAAAAATCAGGGGCCAGAATTAATCGATGATATCAGCACGCCTTAA
- a CDS encoding type II toxin-antitoxin system MqsA family antitoxin: MKCPVCGGAALKHESRDVAYEYKGQKTIFHAVKGQFCDACGEIIFANGEGDDYFAAMLEFNRKVNAEEVDPTFIAKVRKRLNLDQRQAAEIFGGGVNAFSRYETGRVAPPKPLVLLFKALDKHPELLDELTQA; encoded by the coding sequence ATGAAATGTCCTGTCTGCGGTGGCGCGGCGTTGAAGCATGAAAGCCGCGATGTTGCTTATGAATACAAAGGCCAAAAAACAATTTTTCATGCCGTTAAGGGGCAGTTTTGCGATGCGTGCGGCGAAATTATTTTCGCGAACGGGGAAGGGGATGATTACTTTGCCGCCATGCTGGAGTTTAACCGCAAAGTGAATGCCGAAGAGGTCGATCCCACTTTCATCGCTAAGGTGCGAAAGCGCCTGAATCTGGATCAGCGTCAGGCGGCAGAAATTTTTGGCGGCGGGGTCAATGCCTTTAGTCGTTACGAAACGGGGCGTGTAGCACCGCCAAAACCGTTAGTGCTGTTGTTTAAAGCACTGGATAAGCACCCTGAACTTTTAGATGAGCTGACGCAGGCTTAA
- a CDS encoding type II toxin-antitoxin system MqsR family toxin — MEKRAPHTRLHIVKTMVRAGLTAVTHSALIGAARMGFCSRQEIFDVVLALEPTDFYKSMTAHHDHTCWHDVYRTVYKDQTIYMKLIVTDGVLVVSFKEL, encoded by the coding sequence ATGGAAAAGAGAGCGCCGCATACTCGCTTACATATCGTTAAAACGATGGTACGAGCTGGACTGACGGCAGTAACCCATTCTGCATTGATTGGCGCAGCCCGGATGGGATTTTGCTCCAGACAGGAGATTTTCGATGTTGTCCTGGCACTGGAACCCACCGACTTTTACAAAAGTATGACGGCTCATCACGACCATACGTGCTGGCACGACGTGTATCGGACTGTGTATAAAGACCAGACAATTTACATGAAACTTATCGTGACTGATGGTGTGCTGGTGGTGTCATTTAAGGAGTTATGA